TTATGATAGAACCATTTGCAATGTTCTTTACAAGAAAGTGTATATCAACTTCTTCATATTTTGCTACTTGCTTCATTTCTTCGGTTGCAATCCCTCTTTTAGCCGAGTTAAGTTGGGTAACCACTTTTTATCTTGAGTTTGATAGCTATAAATGATTTAAGTTGTTCTTCTAGCTTAAAGTTACATTCTTAAATTTATGATTAAACTTTAATGCTGCGGAGTCTAAATATTGTTCATAATTTTGCAAGTAAACCCATGTGAATATCCACATGATTTCCACCGAAACGTTTTACGTTACTAACACAAACTTGTGATGTAATATTTGTTTATTAGACTATCCGGTTAATATCGCTAAATAAATAATTTTCATAAAAACTCATAGAACCGCCTCGACAGGACCAATATCGTCTTGAAGTCAACAAGGTAGGTCGCTAACAGTCGTTTGATAGTTTACAGCACTACTTTTATTTTATAGAAAATTTAACTTGTAATATTATTACTTGATATTTTGGTTTCTCTATGGTTAAATTATAATCATTTTACCTGTGTCACATCAGAATGGACTTAATTCTTTAAAGGGAGGCTAAATGAAAATGTTGTACCTTGATCATCCTTATTGTTTTCAGCCCAAATCTTACCCCCATGAGCTTCGATAATTGCTTTGCAGATATAAAGGCCTAATCCAGTACCGCCAGTTTTGTAACTAAAGAATTTTGAGAAGACCTTAGAAAATAATTCAAAGTCTAGTCCTTTGCCGAAATC
Above is a window of Candidatus Nitrosocosmicus arcticus DNA encoding:
- a CDS encoding ATP-binding protein, with amino-acid sequence MAIKFTEKGLIVITIISSSTNKDNINSNSQEIIVKVKDFGKGLDFELFSKVFSKFFSYKTGGTGLGLYICKAIIEAHGGKIWAENNKDDQGTTFSFSLPLKN